The nucleotide sequence CAAGATTGAATTAGATGATGAGACATAGAATTATGCTCAGAGGAGTCGTAAGCGTCTGTATCGTATTGTATCGTATCGGTTCGTTTGGGGCGTAGGCGTGGAGTCGTGGGGAGGTGAAGGTTGTTGGTAAGCTCAAAGTTAGTTGTATGAAAGGAAGTTGAAATTGAATGTCGCTACTGTGACGATCGATGCAAGGCTGCTCCCCATGTGACGACAGGACTCTAGCGCATAGAGACCCTGCACTGGCGAACACTGCTTACCCCGCTAAGTGGCCACTAAGAATAGGCTTCAAGGCTTCACTACAAGGGGCTAATACCGTCTGGCTCCACTGTCAATAGGTGCCTTGTCGTATTGAAGCCCATGATGGGTTTTCGTGATGAttgttttgtttgttgttttggAGTATCAATAGTGGAGGTAAGCAATACACCAGCCTCTGGGAGCAAGAAGACCTCTGAtatatagttagtaaaagcaaCAAAAGTAGCTACTTAATCCAACAACTTAACCAGGTTAGTCTAGTTATGCTAAGTTTACCTGATACTTTTTGGTCACTGAGAACACGGAGTAGTAGAGATGCTGAGTTTTGCCTCCCATTCTATTATGCAAAAACCAGAACCATAATTATCAATTTTCAAACACCGATCTGTGCTTTACTTTGACCCTTTATTCGGGCGTATAATACAAATTATCAACGAAATTCCATCTAAGCCCTAGTCTATTCCTTTGTTGCAAGTACGCTGACCACACCCTCACCATTGACTGTTACGAGCTGCTTTGCAGACTCTCCCCACCGAACAGCAACGGAGGGCGTAGAACTCTTCAAAGGCTCGGTCCACTTCTTGGTGGACTTGGTGAACTGTTGCACTGTGACCCCAGCCGCACCGCCAGTGGCGAGGAACTGGCCACTGTAGTCCCACGCCAGGGACTGGACCGGCCCGCCAGTCTCAAGAACCTTGGCCACCGCCGCGTCTCCCTCTTTACGCAGATCAAAGATAGTGACCATGGTCTGGCCCTTGGCTGTAGCTGCAAACCAGTAGCCGTTCTCGGAGAAGCTGAGAGCCTGGATAGGGGCACCCAGGCTGAAAGAAGCTGCCTGCTCGAGAGTATTGGTCATGAAGAGCTTGATTTCGCCTGAGGTGGTACCAGCGGCAAAGAGGTGACCATCAGGGTGGAAGGCACAAGATGTAAGAGCTGGGAATACGTTAGCACAGAATCATCTTTGGGTGTACCAGGAGAAACTTACCAGCATCGGTGTAAGCGCGGGCTACACGTTTCTGTGCGACCAAGTCGTAAAACACGATGCTCTTATCCGTACCAACAGAAGCCAGAATCTCACCACTGGGGTGGAGGCTCAACGCCGTAGCAGCGCCAGCATGTTCACTCAGCGATGCAACCTGGTTACCCTCCTGGAAGACCTTGACACTGCCTTGACCAGTCGCAAAAGCCACACCGGCCTCAGCCCAAACAGCGTCTGTAACAGGCTCATCCACCGAGAAAGATTGCTCGACCTTATCCTCGGTGGTAGAGTAGACTACTGCCTGACCCTTCAAGCCTCCAACTGCCGCGGCATTGGTTCCTCCAACAGTAAGGGCGGTAGCCTCAGGAACGGGTAAGGAGTGTGTAGTCGCGCTCTCGAAAGCTGAAATCTCTTCGCCGGTAGCCCAACCCTCAGGCACAGGGCGCTTCTTGCGACCCTTTGATAATCTGCATACTCGTTAGTTATGGATCGTGTAGTTGTAGGATAACCACATACGTCTGATGGGTCTCGTCCACCTTGGCGACGAGTTCTTCTGGTAACTTCTCCACGCTATCGACCTGCATAGAATCACCATCGACCGCACCACCCGTCACAGTGACCTTGCTCAAAGCATCCCTGGCCTCATCTCGCTCCCTCGTGAGTCGTGCAATAACCCGGACAGCAGCGTCGTGCTGGTACAACGCTGTGGCTAGCTCCTCTCTGGTGCGTGCAAGCTGCTCCTTGAGGTTATATGTCTCTAGAGCCAGCGCGTCCCATTCGTTCTGGAAAGTAGCGAGGAGAGCGGGAATCGATGTGAGAGTAGGAGGACGCGGTCGGACAATACGCGACGAATGGATAGGGAGGAGGTCATCGGCGGTCAGGGCCTCGCCAGAATCGGGCTCGGTGCCATGTTCTTTGACGTATTGATCAATAAGACGCTTCTCGTAAACGACACCTTTGCTGAGTTAGCCGTGAAAGCTGcgcgttgatgatgttggtaaTACATACCAGACTTCTTAGAAACGACGGGCTCCTGAGGAGCCTCTCCAGAAACTGTCAAGAGGTCAGCGCACCGTTACTTATCAATGAAAAAACTGGAGAACTTACTTCCACACAGCATGGCGACTACAAATTTGAGCTCGTGGAGCTTTCAATTGCTTGTCGTCGGGTATAGCGCAAATCAACGTCTCGAAGCTCTGTTGCGACGACAATTGCCTAGTCGAGATTTTGCCAGTGCACTGACCAGAGCTTTGAATCACGGGATGATAAGATAAGGCGGACGGTATCTTATCGTGCATCATCTTGATGCATGTCTCAACGCGGGGAGCACCGGTAATAGCGAGTTCGCATGTCTCCGTAGTCCGATAATTGATGTGACTGCTTGTCGATAACAGCTATTGAGTGGAATAGTTATTTTCTGCGGTGTTGGTGAATGTCGAGTATAGATTGAATACGTCCTGTGACAATTGGCTACCAAGATCACCAACTGATATCAACATCCATTATGGCCctacctcaacctcaagatcttcgTGTAGCAGATGAAGCCGAGCAGATCAAGACTTTGGATCTGCTATTCGAGCCCAGTACAGCAATCCATTCCACTCTCCTCCCCATTGTGCGAGACGCAGAGTATACATCGTACCCGGAGTTAATTGAGGCCTGCAGGACTCGCCTCGCGTCACTCGCCTCCTCGAACTCGTCAGCCAACCCAGATAAGACTCTTCTGTCAATTCTCGGGTCACATCCCCGTTTAGGagccaagaaggttgactcAGCACAGTCATCTGCAGAGCAGGCCAACCTGCAAGGCCAAGGCGAAGAATTGGCGAAGCTGAACAAGGAGTATGAGGAAAAGTTCCCCGGATTACGATATGTCGTTTTTGTGAACGGACGGGGAAGACCTGAGATCATGGAGAACATGAAGGCTAGAATTTCTCGAGGCGACTTTTCGAAAGAGGTTGACGAAGCGTCACAGGTATGTATAACTTGCAATTTAATGCTTCTGGTGCTAAGTTGGTGTTTAGGCAATGTGCGATATTGCAAACGACCGAGCTTCCAAGCTTGGTGTGAAGCCATAAACATAATCACTATCAATAACAATCTGTTACCTGTTGCTTGAGCTGTGGTGTATCTAAGCCTTCCCATCTGGCCGAATAATAATACAAGCCAGTATAGCCTATTTTTGTTCCAGTCCTTGCGGGCCGGATAATGATCCAATATCGCCGTATTGAACATGAATAAGAACATATTGCCACCCAATGCTAGAAGTATACTTTACATAATTCCTTTAAATGCTCCCCGAGATGCCCAGAGACGCCACTGTATATTTGCCTAACTATCTTGACATCCAGCAGATGCCGTCGAGCTCATCCAAATACTCCTCGTACGAtctgtcttcttctccactgtTGCCATCATCGCTCTGTCCGAATAAAACGCTGAAGTCAGAATATACACTATCTTGATCATCGCCCACATCGTCCCAGTCGTCATCTGCAGGATGCATGTATGCAAAACTATCCTCTTCGAGATCGTCCAGCGGAGGTAAAGGCGCTGTAGGCCGTAGCTCTGGCGATCGTATGGGGAAGAGTCGAGGTGATGTACGCTTCTTCGTTGCAGCTACATCGCCAACAGGTAGAGGCAGGGCCACAGGATTGGATAGTCGGCATGACGGGGGTTTTGGATGTTGAAATACCTTTTGAGGTGGGTAGCTTGGCTGAGGTCTTGCCGATGATACCAACATGCCTGAAGGTCCAATAATTCCCGTGCCAGTTGGTGATATCCTCAGAGATTTGCCTGCCGAGGAATCCTGTAGCATCGGAGGTCGCCAATTCGTCTTGCTGGCAGCTTTCGACGTGATAGTCGCAATTTCCTGCTCATATTTCTTATTACCTGCAGCCTGCCCGAggctcaacctcttcctaAGGCAGTTCATGGTTGAGAAGCGGAGAAATGAAGTTGCGTGAAGATGTGCGATCCTTCGGGTGTTATCAACTGAAGTagccatcttcaagaaccGCTTGTCACCAGcctcttgaccttctcggtTAAGGATGTGAGTGGCAGGTTGAGAATAAGGCTGAGAAAGACGACTCGTGATAAGTTCGGCACGAAGTCGACGTTTCTTGACACACAGATCGGCCGTGTTGAAGCCATCGACATCCGACTTACAGCGTTTCCTCTTGATACCGCGAGGTCCCGTTGATGCCGGTTCAGGTCGAATGTCCAAAGGGCTGACTTTCTTTCTTGCATCCTCTGTTGAGGGAAAAGAGAATCCCGGGCCTTCGGGTCGGGACCTCGGGATTAATGTTTCTTTTGCATTTGGCTTCCGATGACCTTCAGTACTTTCTGCTTTCCGAACAGTACAATACTTCGAATCTCCCATCAATGCTTCGAACAAAGGATCTGAGACGGAACATCTTGGGACTTGAGTCAAGTCATCGGAAGCTAGATCCAGTGGAGAAATGGGGAGGTCATCATGGCAACCGCCAGCAGAATGGCAGCGCCAGGGCTCAAGCAGATTGATTGAGCTCTGTCCATTGGCCTCTACCTCCATTACGACAGCTTGCGCTTCGTCTGAGGGGTGCTGTCAGAGCTGCCTAGTCCGATCCATCCGCTTTAACCAGTGTGAGACAAGATGAGAGGATGTGCTAGCCAGGTATTAGAAAagccgaggaagagagacCTGGCTTTTCAGTGCCGAAGAGTTTGAGCTGAGAATGATTCGACTTGGAGATGTAATCACAAGTTGTGTCTGGTGATGCGTGAAGAGCTCGGTATTTCAAACGTCCGTCTATGACGTGAAACAAATTGACCCAACTTCTTTGACCTCAATGTTGCAGCAGAGTCGGGCCAGGACAGATGCATGCACCTAATATGGCTCTCCCAAGCCTCTCCGGCCGTCAAGAGCTGTCTACTTAAGAGTGCAGACGACGTTCAATGCTGGTGGATAACTGGCGTGATTATCGACAAGCGAAGTGGGGAACTGAGCTGAGTGCCAAAGTTAGGCGGGATCGGAATAAGGGGAGCAACAATAAACGGTATATCCGACTCAGGATAGTCAGATGGATGGGGAGATAAAgagatagatagataaaCAAAGACGAGGTATTGATAAGAGTAAAAGAGTCAGGATGAGATTGGAAATGGCGACTGGTgactgatgatggagaaattCAAAGACTGAAGAGGGGAAAGGTCGTCTCGAACAAGGAGCACCAAGACAGACCAGGACCAAGCTACAGCAGCTAGTCTCCTGCAAGTGCAAGCAACAGGAGCAAGGATCACGCCGAACCAATTCGATGGGAAATCCGGGGCCGACACGAGCAAGCGAGTTGAGATGCTGACTGTGACATCCGGATTGCTTTTTCTGGCCAAGGCCCAACATCCATGACCTGGGGTTTACAGGGGGTATCCTAATACATCAGCATGCCTGCCTATCCTATTCGTAGACCGAGGCCAGAGACAGAGTTTTGTGACGACCTTGACCTCTCCGAAGTCACAGCTGGAAAACTAGTCCAACGACAGTACAGACAGAGTATGTCCTATACTGTGGTCCCTTCGAGGTGACATACCCAGGCAGAGGAACCCAAGAAACAAGTCTGGGGTAAGCCATCCGGGGCAAAAGGCATGGTCGCACAGCATCTCCCATAGGCCGGGGGCGTTGGTCAGGCGGTTGAATCAAGCGTTCTGGGATACAGGGATCAACAAGATGAACTTGCTTTTCCGTTGGCTGAGACCAGATGGTCGGGCAGAAAGGGGGGGATGGGGAAATCAATCAACAGGGATCACAAGGGAGGAAACCCGAGAGGTTTTTGGTCAAACAGAATGCATGGATGCTCATTGAGAAAGtgaagaaggtgaagaagcaTCAATGCGGCGGCGAACAGAGTTTGTATCCTGGTCAGATCATATTATGCTATTGACCTTCTCAAAATAACCAGACATGCCTACTACTCAGCTTATACGGATACAGGTTTTACAGATATGCTTCAAGCAAACATCTCGTGACTGtcaacttctcctccaacCTCGTGACAAAACTATTCCACTAGAGGTATCCCAGCCACAAGCCAGCTCACACAGAGCTACAGTAGCAGTACAAGTATGACATGGCTCATTACCGTCAATGCTCTAGAACTGCCACCTCCTCTTTTAACTGAAACCACTCGATTGGTATACCTGCAGTGCTGCACCATGCTCTTCTTCTACTGGATACTCGACTCTGGGGATCGCCTTTAGGGCTTGGGCGGAGGCGGCCGCTGTTTCTGGGGTCAAGATTGAGAGACATGAGAGATCACATCCCCTGGCACCAAGTGCACACGCGTACAGTACATATGTGTAGGTTTTCATGTACTGTGGTATCATTGGGATGTTTTGGCCATTCTAAGCGGAGAACTTCTTCTGAGATGCTACCTTGCCCAAATCTCACACCCGATTCGACGTCTGGATGCTGAGCTTTACGACATTCCTGAAGCGGATACCACGGCATTACACCTGTCCAATGCCCTCACTTCATTTTGTCATGGACTTTCTAGACGCTTCAGTCATCATGAAAATTTTGATTCATCATGCGCCATCCTAACATGTACCCTTTTGCCTGTAGCCTTTGTTACCTTGACACCCTAAAACAAACTCCAGCAACTCCAGCAGGCCTCGCAAATCAACAAGCTAATGAGCGTACCGTAACTAATATACATGATACATCGCAAATCAACCTTAAACTCGGCTTGTGCTAACGTCAAAGATATCATTCTTCCATCCTCCCTGCTGATACTCAAAAAGCTTCTGCTCTGCATCCCTGCCTTCCTCCTCCCACAGCTTGACCAGACTGCCAGGTGCATACCGCCCTTGGAATACGCCTGACCCTGCCTTGACGCCAACGCGGGCGTCGATGTCTGGATCGGGCGCTGGAACGAGACGTGCAGCAACTGCTCGAATGAACGTCCAGAGGTCCTTTGGATCAGCAATTCGTGTGGCACGGAGACGCTCCCGTGCATAAAGCATTTCTCGGTTCAGGAAGTGAAGACCTTCAGCGATTGAAGCTGCAATCTTGACCTCGAGAGCCTTGCGCACAATGGGCCGCACCAATGGCTTCAGGATCCAAGCGAGGCAAGCAAACTTGGACTTGCTCAGCGTGTAATTAAGGTGATGGATGCGGACCCTGACATCGCGTAAGGAGACGATCTGTTCCATGCGATCCTTTCCAATTTCGAGATCAAGAGTGATGTCGATGCCGCGCTTATCAAGGTGGAATCCCGCAATACCTTCGTCAACCATACGGAAAAGACCAGAGTGTACGCGTAACCAGTAACCCAGGTCGTCTGCTGCAATAGAAAGGCCAGACACAGTAACTTTCATCATTGATTTCATGGTAGATTGCGTCCCATGAAGTGCCTTTCTCACTTGGACATCATTGTAGGTTGAGATGTTAAGCTGGAAAGGTAGGAAGGAGCTTGCATTGATGGTGCGACCAGgctcaaggatgagattCTCTAGCAGAAGATCGATAGCGGGTGCCGATACTTCAACGCGTGGAATGGGGATGTACTGAATAGCCTGGACGAGGAGAGGGACAAAGATGTTGATCGTGTCAGTGACCAGGTCGCTGTTAGCGTATTCGCCGGCTGGTGACAAGAGGAGAGCAATTCTTTCGGTTGTGtggatgagcttcttgatatcctGGTCATCCAAGATTGAGCGGAAAGCGGCATACAAACTGGAAAGCAAGGCGTCGAGATCATCTCGAATTGATGATTTGGCAGTCAGATCATTGGACTTTTTGCGCAGTTCCTGGAATCGTTCTTCGATATTGTCAAAGAAGTCAGGGTCGCTCAGCATATCCTGCACCAAATTGCCAATCTGTCGCACAAGCTCATCGAAGTTGGGGTCAGTTTTtccatcatcgacaacggCTTCGAAGGATTTCTTGACCTCATCCCAATGCTCACGCTTACCGAGAGAAGTGATGAACAACCAGAAATTATGGACTGCTTTGTCGGCCTCTGGGTTAGGCTGGGTGTCCTCCTCAACTGCTTCGACGGTCGCAGCGGCTGCGTGAGAGTAGGCAAGAAGGTAACGTTGGATAAGCAGCGAGATCGTTGAAACTGACTCCTTGTAGTCTGTTCGCTTTCGGAGGTTCATCACAGTTTGTTTGAGGCGCTTCACCAATGCATCACCTTCGTCGCCCTTCACATGCTCCTTGATGCTCTGTACCGCCCCGTCGGCCACTTCAAGCGCACCATCTTTGACAGTTTCACCGACATCTACAACTTCATTCTTAAGATCTTCGTCGGAGGGTGGAGCAGGCGATTTGCCATTGCCATTCTCATGTTTAAgggcctcttcctcctccttggacGGCTTGATGGCCTCGCCAGCTTGTTTGGAGACATCAGACAAGGTGAAGGCAGTGTCTCGAAGCACCTCTCTTCCAACAGTGCTAAGGTCGGAAAGGAAGATGCGGAAATCGGAGTTGGTCAAGAGAAGCGATCCAACAGTCTGCAAGCTCTTGTAAGTTGCGACAGCATCGGCTCGGACCTTTGCCCTGGCAGCTCGCTGCTCGATATGTGCGACGTCGACGTCCAAACGAGCTTTGGTAAGATACCAGATGAAGTCTTGAATCTGGTCTCTATTATTCTTGTGTTGCAAAACCTCGATGAACTGTTTGATCCATAGCTTGATGCTTCTGACCAAGGCTCGTCCTGATGGGCTCAGCTCTTGGCGCTCAGGGTTGAGAATCTGAGCCGATAGAAGAGTTCTTAAGTGGATTATAAGCTGTTCGTTTGTTGGCATGTATCCTTTAGAGATAGCGCGCAGCATTTGATATGTATGGAGCTTCTCATGGAGTCGCGTCTGTAGGCCGGTGTCGTCATTGTAACGCGGTAGCAGAGGTTCGCGCTCTGCGTCCTCGCGATTTTTACCAATGCCAAAGCACGACAGCATTTTAAAAGCTGCAGGCGCAAATTGCCTGGTGATAATCTAGAAAGTCGTGCCTTTTTTGTGGTTGGGGTGACTTGTTAAAGAAGAGATTCCTGCTTGATCAATTTTATAGCGGACAACCCAAGACAGTGATCAAAAGTGACGACGTCATGACTCCGCCGGAGCTTCAGGTCCTAGGGAGGCTAGGAGGCCAAGCTTACAGGTACAGCTGTAACACCTTGAGGCAACCATAACCCTTGTGAATCTTAGGGAGTTACAGCTGCACGAAGCTCAGTGATTGGGTGAAGAAGCTTATTTCGCAACCTAGAATTTCTACCTGTCCATGATGAGAGGGGCTTGTGAGGGAATGCGTCTGCCAGTGACAAAGGCATTCAACTGGCATCATCTTGCATTTCTAGCAATCATCAGCAAGTAATATGTGCTTTGAATCACGATTTGCATTTTATATTTCTGTTCAATGATCGGACTACTCGCCGGTCGCTTATTGTCCAGAGCTTCAATGCCACTAACTGCAAGGCATTCCTTGTGCTAACTTCAGTATCCTGATACAGTGAAACAGAAATTTGTTTCGTGTAATTTCAGCCGCATTGGGCCATCTGAGTTCTCTATCGATTTCACTGTCATTCGCATGTGCTAATTGTCGCTCTTATACACTTTATCATTAAAATGAACCTCTTGCGACCGGAGGACAATCGGCGGACCTCGGTATCATCAGCTGGTGTGGAGCCGGGTATACTCAGCATCAACACCCGGCTTCAACTACTAACACTTCCTCAAGGACAAGTCTATCG is from Fusarium musae strain F31 chromosome 4, whole genome shotgun sequence and encodes:
- a CDS encoding hypothetical protein (BUSCO:EOG092642I5) — translated: MLCGISGEAPQEPVVSKKSGVVYEKRLIDQYVKEHGTEPDSGEALTADDLLPIHSSRIVRPRPPTLTSIPALLATFQNEWDALALETYNLKEQLARTREELATALYQHDAAVRVIARLTRERDEARDALSKVTVTGGAVDGDSMQVDSVEKLPEELVAKVDETHQTLSKGRKKRPVPEGWATGEEISAFESATTHSLPVPEATALTVGGTNAAAVGGLKGQAVVYSTTEDKVEQSFSVDEPVTDAVWAEAGVAFATGQGSVKVFQEGNQVASLSEHAGAATALSLHPSGEILASVGTDKSIVFYDLVAQKRVARAYTDAALTSCAFHPDGHLFAAGTTSGEIKLFMTNTLEQAASFSLGAPIQALSFSENGYWFAATAKGQTMVTIFDLRKEGDAAVAKVLETGGPVQSLAWDYSGQFLATGGAAGVTVQQFTKSTKKWTEPLKSSTPSVAVRWGESAKQLVTVNGEGVVSVLATKE
- a CDS encoding hypothetical protein (EggNog:ENOG41); translated protein: MALPQPQDLRVADEAEQIKTLDLLFEPSTAIHSTLLPIVRDAEYTSYPELIEACRTRLASLASSNSSANPDKTLLSILGSHPRLGAKKVDSAQSSAEQANLQGQGEELAKLNKEYEEKFPGLRYVVFVNGRGRPEIMENMKARISRGDFSKEVDEASQAMCDIANDRASKLGVKP
- a CDS encoding hypothetical protein (EggNog:ENOG41); this encodes MLSCFGIGKNREDAEREPLLPRYNDDTGLQTRLHEKLHTYQMLRAISKGYMPTNEQLIIHLRTLLSAQILNPERQELSPSGRALVRSIKLWIKQFIEVLQHKNNRDQIQDFIWYLTKARLDVDVAHIEQRAARAKVRADAVATYKSLQTVGSLLLTNSDFRIFLSDLSTVGREVLRDTAFTLSDVSKQAGEAIKPSKEEEEALKHENGNGKSPAPPSDEDLKNEVVDVGETVKDGALEVADGAVQSIKEHVKGDEGDALVKRLKQTVMNLRKRTDYKESVSTISLLIQRYLLAYSHAAAATVEAVEEDTQPNPEADKAVHNFWLFITSLGKREHWDEVKKSFEAVVDDGKTDPNFDELVRQIGNLVQDMLSDPDFFDNIEERFQELRKKSNDLTAKSSIRDDLDALLSSLYAAFRSILDDQDIKKLIHTTERIALLLSPAGEYANSDLVTDTINIFVPLLVQAIQYIPIPRVEVSAPAIDLLLENLILEPGRTINASSFLPFQLNISTYNDVQVRKALHGTQSTMKSMMKVTVSGLSIAADDLGYWLRVHSGLFRMVDEGIAGFHLDKRGIDITLDLEIGKDRMEQIVSLRDVRVRIHHLNYTLSKSKFACLAWILKPLVRPIVRKALEVKIAASIAEGLHFLNREMLYARERLRATRIADPKDLWTFIRAVAARLVPAPDPDIDARVGVKAGSGVFQGRYAPGSLVKLWEEEGRDAEQKLFEYQQGGWKNDIFDVSTSRV